A genomic region of Gossypium hirsutum isolate 1008001.06 chromosome D01, Gossypium_hirsutum_v2.1, whole genome shotgun sequence contains the following coding sequences:
- the LOC107928129 gene encoding fra a 1-associated protein — protein sequence MGWVWKDEPNDAVESTARDGDHCSTRKVIQSKCKTEEVEPGKFVRKCEKTEEVLRECFGRPVEVLQSTKEYTEDDVTEQMLKGSFSSGSHVEGSFDFPGLRSDMEAIERQFFGGINRFFDAAEEMKNNFFNIFGDAYGRGSSSAPSIRRGIPIEDHKQKEDSPKPTESGHIDLSGLAKDI from the exons atgggttGGGTGTGGAAAGATGAACCAAATGACGCCGTCGAATCCACTGCTCGCGACGGTGATCATTGCTCTACCAGAAAGGTGATCCAATCGAAGTGCAAGACCGAAGAAGTCGAGCCCGGAAAGTTCGTTCGAAAGTGCGAGAAAACTGAAGAAGTTCTTAGAGAATGCTTTGGAAG GCCGGTCGAAGTGCTGCAATCAACCAAAGAGTATACTGAAGACGATGTCACAGAACAAATGCTAAAAGGGAGTTTCTCATCTGGATCACACGTAGAAGGTTCGTTTGATTTTCCCGGGCTACGTAGTGACATGGAGGCAATTGAACGCCAGTTCTTTGGTGGGATAAACCGTTTCTTTGATGCTGCTGAGGAGatgaaaaataatttcttcaacatATTTGGAGATGCTTATGGCAGAGGATCTTCATCAGCACCATCTATAAGGCGAGGAATACCCATTGAAGATCACAAACAGAAGGAAGATTCTCCTAAACCAACTGAATCTGGGCATATTGATTTGTCGGGTTTAGCTAAAGATATTTGA
- the LOC107928130 gene encoding iron-sulfur cluster co-chaperone protein HscB homolog has product MRRTVISLLLLEVESKRKMYKTKKLCAPLSTIFRGVLPTTRRLSPYFSNSRIPSLPSHLQSSSRVPPRYALHFLPNSNFSFQNLCSQSAAKLDSSTKRCWNCVADKTGTTPFLYCDSCRSIQPVDLSIDYFQIFGLEKKYEIEVDGLEGKYKDWQKKLHPDLVHSKSEKERGYAAEQSARVIDAYRTLSKPLSRAIYILRLEGVDVDEEQTVSDPELLTEIMEIREAVEEAPDSQALNQIQSKMEEKLEESSNSFVNAYQSRNFDEAVACIQRMTYYQRASEEILKKL; this is encoded by the exons ATGAGGAGGACGGTTATCTCTCTACTTCTTTTAGAAGTAGAATCTAAACGAAAAATGTACAAGACGAAGAAGCTATGCGCTCCTCTCTCCACCATTTTTCGCGGAGTTCTTCCAACAACACGCCGTTTGTCTCCTTACTTTTCAAATTCACGAATTCCATCTTTACCCTCTCACCTCCAATCTTCTTCTAGGGTTCCTCCACGCTACGCCCTCCATTTTCTCCCAAATTCAAACTTTTCCTTTCAAAATTTATGCTCTCAATCCGCCGCAAAGCTCGATTCTTCAACAAAAAGGTGTTGGAACTGCGTCGCCGACAAGACTGGAACGACGCCGTTCCTCTATTGTGATTCCTGCAGGAGCATTCAGCCCGTTGATTTATCCATCGATTACTTTCAGATTTTTGGGCT aGAAAAGAAGTATGAAATTGAGGTTGACGGTTTAGAAGGGAAGTACAAGGATTGGCAGAAGAAATTGCATCCTGACCTTGTTCATTCAAAATCCGAG AAAGAGAGAGGATATGCTGCTGAACAATCTGCTCGTGTTATCGATGCATATCGCACGCTTAGCAAGCCTTTGTCTAGGGCAATATACATC TTGAGGCTTGAAGGAGTAGATGTTGATGAAGAACAGACGGTTTCTGATCCAGAGTTGCTCACTGAG ATTATGGAAATCAGGGAAGCTGTAGAAGAGGCTCCAGATTCACAAGCTCTAAATCAGATTCAATCTAAG ATGGAGGAGAAACTGGAAGAATCATCTAACTCCTTTGTGAATGCATACCAAAGCAGGAATTTTGATGAAGCTGTGGCTTGTATCCAGAGGATGACTTACTATCAGCGTGCGAGTGAAGAAATTTTGAAGAAGCTTTGA
- the LOC107928199 gene encoding uncharacterized protein isoform X1, producing MQFTLNYNPNPRTRYVSIGFSLSPTIPKPGVFFRVLFPIESTAAFPSKPTPHSRSRSQLHTQPESPKREDLLNMVGWQRHLQCALRQVGRRLEHNYTHSTNYSSVSRLNSPVLPRELPSYQKLWKSPASMSPVLYRYFQQLGISTSRKLLAGSSEETPIASPLTPVLAIDSGKTEEKKVVPNRTKVQAVLKKIKQSPKKVNLVAALVRGMRVEDALLQLQVTVKRAAKTVYQVIHSARANATHNHGLDPDRLLVAEAFVGKGLFLKRVSYHGKGRSGIKERPECRLTVVVREMTPEEEAELARLRVSKFRKLTKREKRLVPHKLIETTPIWNRKGRTQEPNGMAA from the exons ATGCAATTTACTCTTAATTATAATCCAAACCCGAGAACCCGCTACGTTTCAATCGGGTTTTCTCTCTCGCCTACAATCCCAAAACCTGGTGTGTTTTTTAGGGTCTTATTTCCGATCGAGTCCACTGCCGCTTTCCCTTCAAAGCCGACTCCTCACTCTCGCTCTCGTTCTCAGCTTCATACGCAACCA GAAAGTCCTAAAAGAGAAGATCTTTTGAACATGGTGGGGTGGCAGAGACATTTACAATGTGCACTTCGTCAAGTTGGGAGAAGATTAGAACATAATTATACTCATTCTACCAACTATTCTTCTGTTTCTCGCTTAAACTCCCCTGTTTTACCTC GTGAACTGCCTAGTTATCAGAAATTGTGGAAATCTCCTGCTAGTATGTCACCGGTTTTATATCGATATTTCCAGCAGTTG GGAATTTCCACTTCAAGGAAGTTACTAGCAGGTTCATCTGAAGAGACACCAATTGCATCACCATTAACCCCTGTTTTGGCAATAGATAGTGGAAAGACTGAAGAGAAGAAAGTTGTTCCCAATCGCACAAAAGTTCAAGCAgtgttaaagaaaataaaacag AGTCCTAAGAAGGTCAACTTGGTTGCTGCATTAGTTCGTGGTATGCGTGTTGAGGATGCTTTATTACAGTTGCAAGTGACGGTAAAGCGTGCTGCTAAAACTGTCTATCAG GTTATTCATTCGGCTCGAGCAAATGCTACCCATAATCATGGATTGGACCCAGACCGTCTGCTAGTTG CTGAGGCATTTGTCGGGAAGGGATTATTTTTGAAAAGAGTTTCATATCATGGTAAAGGGCGATCCGGAATTAAAGAGAGACCCGAGTGCCGACTAACTGTTGTAGTGAGGGAAATGACCCCTGAAGAGGAGGCTGAGTTAGCCCGACTGAGGGTAAGCAAATTTCGCAAGCTTACTAAGCGCGAAAAACGACTTGTACCTCATAAACTTATCGAAACCACTCCTATTTGGAACCGCAAAGGCAGGACTCAGGAACCAAATGGTATGGCTGCATGA
- the LOC107928199 gene encoding 50S ribosomal protein L22 isoform X2 — translation MVGWQRHLQCALRQVGRRLEHNYTHSTNYSSVSRLNSPVLPRELPSYQKLWKSPASMSPVLYRYFQQLGISTSRKLLAGSSEETPIASPLTPVLAIDSGKTEEKKVVPNRTKVQAVLKKIKQSPKKVNLVAALVRGMRVEDALLQLQVTVKRAAKTVYQVIHSARANATHNHGLDPDRLLVAEAFVGKGLFLKRVSYHGKGRSGIKERPECRLTVVVREMTPEEEAELARLRVSKFRKLTKREKRLVPHKLIETTPIWNRKGRTQEPNGMAA, via the exons ATGGTGGGGTGGCAGAGACATTTACAATGTGCACTTCGTCAAGTTGGGAGAAGATTAGAACATAATTATACTCATTCTACCAACTATTCTTCTGTTTCTCGCTTAAACTCCCCTGTTTTACCTC GTGAACTGCCTAGTTATCAGAAATTGTGGAAATCTCCTGCTAGTATGTCACCGGTTTTATATCGATATTTCCAGCAGTTG GGAATTTCCACTTCAAGGAAGTTACTAGCAGGTTCATCTGAAGAGACACCAATTGCATCACCATTAACCCCTGTTTTGGCAATAGATAGTGGAAAGACTGAAGAGAAGAAAGTTGTTCCCAATCGCACAAAAGTTCAAGCAgtgttaaagaaaataaaacag AGTCCTAAGAAGGTCAACTTGGTTGCTGCATTAGTTCGTGGTATGCGTGTTGAGGATGCTTTATTACAGTTGCAAGTGACGGTAAAGCGTGCTGCTAAAACTGTCTATCAG GTTATTCATTCGGCTCGAGCAAATGCTACCCATAATCATGGATTGGACCCAGACCGTCTGCTAGTTG CTGAGGCATTTGTCGGGAAGGGATTATTTTTGAAAAGAGTTTCATATCATGGTAAAGGGCGATCCGGAATTAAAGAGAGACCCGAGTGCCGACTAACTGTTGTAGTGAGGGAAATGACCCCTGAAGAGGAGGCTGAGTTAGCCCGACTGAGGGTAAGCAAATTTCGCAAGCTTACTAAGCGCGAAAAACGACTTGTACCTCATAAACTTATCGAAACCACTCCTATTTGGAACCGCAAAGGCAGGACTCAGGAACCAAATGGTATGGCTGCATGA